A genome region from Chromatiales bacterium includes the following:
- the ccmA gene encoding cytochrome c biogenesis heme-transporting ATPase CcmA translates to MTSSAAPSLTASGLGCTRDDRVLFDALDLGVRPGEVLQVEGRNGAGKTTLLRILTGARRPDAGEVHWCGRGIETLDEPFARNLAYVGHLAGVKRELTPEENLGFALMLHGTQAAMSVREALREVELNGFEDVPTAFLSAGQTRRVALARLLVCPAPLWVLDEPFTALDRHGMELFEGMLDQHLENGGLAVLSTHRPVRLDPGRVVTLDLSAA, encoded by the coding sequence ATGACCTCCAGCGCAGCCCCGTCACTGACCGCATCCGGCCTCGGCTGCACCCGCGATGATCGCGTGCTGTTTGACGCGCTCGATCTCGGTGTGCGGCCCGGCGAGGTGTTGCAGGTGGAGGGCCGCAACGGCGCGGGCAAGACGACTCTGCTGCGCATCCTGACCGGCGCGCGCCGGCCGGATGCGGGCGAAGTCCACTGGTGTGGCCGGGGGATCGAGACACTCGACGAGCCGTTCGCGCGCAATCTGGCCTATGTAGGCCATCTCGCCGGGGTCAAGCGCGAACTCACGCCCGAGGAGAACCTCGGGTTTGCGCTCATGCTGCACGGCACGCAGGCCGCGATGTCGGTGCGCGAGGCGTTGCGCGAGGTCGAGCTCAACGGCTTCGAGGACGTGCCGACGGCGTTCCTGTCGGCCGGTCAGACGCGGCGTGTGGCGCTTGCGCGTCTGCTGGTCTGCCCGGCGCCGCTGTGGGTGCTCGATGAGCCGTTCACGGCGCTGGACCGTCATGGCATGGAACTGTTCGAAGGCATGTTGGATCAGCATCTCGAAAACGGTGGGCTGGCGGTGCTCAGCACGCACCGGCCGGTGCGGCTGGATCCCGGCCGGGTCGTCACGCTGGACCTGTCGGCCGCATGA
- a CDS encoding Crp/Fnr family transcriptional regulator → MKASTKAPSGRKRENPTACTGCPVRALALFQGVAERDLDWTSRYREGQYQIAARETLFEEGGRGPLAFTLFSGWVMLSVSLASGKRQILRFVLPGDFLGFQADMSGPHIATATALTDVTVCAFQRDRLASLLRERVDLASRMATLSARDQFLCHQHLIGTGQKSARERIAFLMLELFHRVRIVHDLVPMGVKSDSIALPLSQEQIADAVGLTTVHVNRTLREMRESGLMEIRDHWLIIHDHDGLAAVAHFDPAVLRMPAML, encoded by the coding sequence ATGAAAGCGTCGACGAAGGCGCCATCCGGACGCAAACGCGAAAATCCGACGGCCTGTACCGGCTGCCCGGTGCGGGCGCTGGCGCTGTTTCAGGGCGTGGCCGAGCGTGACCTCGACTGGACCAGCCGCTATCGCGAGGGCCAATACCAGATCGCGGCGCGCGAGACGCTGTTCGAAGAGGGCGGTCGCGGTCCGTTGGCCTTCACGTTGTTCTCGGGCTGGGTGATGCTGTCGGTTTCGCTGGCAAGCGGCAAGCGACAGATCCTGCGCTTCGTGCTGCCCGGCGACTTTCTCGGCTTCCAAGCCGACATGAGCGGCCCGCACATCGCCACGGCCACCGCGCTGACCGATGTGACGGTCTGCGCGTTTCAGCGTGATCGCCTCGCCAGTCTGCTGCGCGAACGCGTCGACCTGGCCAGCCGGATGGCGACGCTGAGCGCCCGCGACCAGTTTCTGTGTCATCAGCACCTGATCGGGACCGGCCAGAAAAGTGCCCGCGAGCGAATCGCGTTTCTGATGCTGGAGCTGTTCCACCGTGTGCGCATCGTGCACGATTTGGTGCCGATGGGCGTGAAATCCGACTCGATCGCGCTGCCGCTGTCGCAGGAGCAGATTGCCGACGCCGTCGGGCTCACGACCGTGCACGTCAACCGCACCCTGCGCGAGATGCGCGAGAGTGGGCTGATGGAGATTCGCGACCACTGGCTGATCATTCACGACCACGACGGGCTCGCGGCGGTCGCGCATTTCGACCCGGCCGTTTTGAGGATGCCTGCAATGTTGTGA
- the recB gene encoding exodeoxyribonuclease V subunit beta, translating to MQTTPDLDVDDVALGGWQLVEANAGTGKTWALEQLYRRLVEEAGIPVESILVMTFTRAATAELRGRIAGTLGKRIAGIAADDPARERLERARADMDLAAIHTIHGFCQRALDDHAFAAGQPLAREAAPSLASDRVAALGEWWKRQLPMQPQAVVAALVASGAGPTRWAEDFRKLLARPYLEHEVPDDGGLDAALAAFDEQATALRERWSRERDEFGEILRDGRLSKTYFGQPRIQRVFEWLDAVAAGVDAELPEHIDLRVFAPGDLGQFAKKGHTPPDHPMFARIERLGMAAAARDAAVEMRIAALRHAAFEWLDAQLPIRRRAARVLGYEDMLVELHTALNGAGGAPLAARLRRRYRAALIDEFQDTDPLQYEIVRRIFADDAPVFLVGDPKQAIYAFRGADVHTYFRARAQVATRWLLRRNWRSTQGMIAAVNVLYAANAAAFADASIDYAPNLPSSRSDGEPGAESLRVHWLDAALSATDAQPVFAQAAARLIAEQLAAHGTTRRAADFAVLVLQHAQAERMRAALAALGVPAITRTKTGVFETEEARELQWLLAACIEAGRAPELRRALATRVFGLDATAIAALASDDRAWAGYVDRAHEYQARWHHAGVGAMLERVFIEQQVCARLLAEPDGARRVTNLYHLLELTEQAEADAGRSPRGTLAWFETQRAERPAGDEDPSLLRLETDADAVQIVTMHAAKGLQYPVVVLPFVACDKAADDPKDLAIVHEQGAPLVSWGGVSADRGALGREQSRAEIARLLYVALTRAEQECHVFSGPVKLTKSGGVSMLDQLVNTEAAGEPDAQRRCWDALVAQAGGAIAFASAPSGTETIRAGAAIAAAGKARSFTGRLATARRIGSFSSLAGAGHADDAPDYDLIAAQAEAPEPASALSIAGFPRGARAGVCLHEILEHAELSAPQTDGNRDVVARTLLRHGYPQTWTEVALDMLGRVAHTALDSATGMTLADVGPNRMIRELEFHLGARFDARELVQLLRRHDVPVGELSATRIDGFLRGFVDLVFEHVGRWWIVDYKSNWLGADPRGYHAAAMDGEMRRHDYALQYLLYTVALHRWLGQRLPGYDYERNFGGVRYLFLRGLDPRAPECGVFAARPSRVFVDALDRLLAGAP from the coding sequence ATGCAGACGACCCCGGACCTGGACGTCGACGACGTCGCGCTCGGCGGCTGGCAGCTCGTCGAGGCCAATGCCGGCACCGGCAAGACCTGGGCGCTCGAACAGCTGTACCGGCGGCTGGTCGAGGAGGCCGGGATTCCCGTCGAATCGATTCTGGTCATGACCTTCACGCGCGCCGCGACCGCTGAGCTGCGCGGCCGGATCGCCGGGACACTGGGCAAACGCATCGCCGGGATCGCCGCGGACGACCCGGCCCGCGAGCGTCTGGAGCGCGCCCGCGCGGACATGGACCTCGCCGCGATCCACACCATCCACGGTTTCTGCCAGCGCGCGCTCGACGACCACGCCTTCGCGGCCGGCCAGCCGCTTGCGCGCGAGGCCGCACCGTCGTTGGCCAGCGATCGCGTCGCGGCGCTCGGCGAGTGGTGGAAACGTCAGCTGCCGATGCAGCCGCAGGCGGTGGTGGCGGCGCTGGTCGCCAGCGGGGCCGGGCCGACACGCTGGGCCGAAGATTTCCGCAAGCTGCTGGCGCGGCCGTATCTCGAACACGAGGTGCCGGACGACGGCGGGCTCGATGCTGCGCTCGCCGCCTTCGACGAACAGGCCACGGCGCTTCGCGAGCGCTGGTCGCGCGAGCGCGATGAGTTTGGAGAGATCCTCAGGGACGGTCGCCTGAGCAAGACCTATTTCGGTCAACCGCGCATCCAGCGAGTGTTCGAGTGGCTCGACGCGGTCGCTGCGGGTGTCGACGCTGAGCTTCCCGAACATATAGACCTTCGGGTCTTTGCGCCCGGGGACCTGGGTCAGTTCGCCAAAAAGGGACATACACCACCCGATCACCCGATGTTTGCGCGCATCGAGCGGCTGGGCATGGCGGCGGCGGCCCGTGATGCGGCCGTGGAGATGCGCATCGCAGCGCTGCGGCATGCGGCGTTCGAGTGGCTCGATGCGCAGCTGCCGATACGGCGGCGCGCCGCCCGGGTGCTGGGCTACGAGGACATGCTGGTCGAGCTGCACACCGCGCTCAATGGTGCCGGTGGCGCACCACTCGCCGCGCGACTGCGTCGCAGGTATCGCGCCGCGCTGATCGACGAGTTTCAGGACACCGATCCGCTGCAATACGAGATCGTGCGGCGCATCTTTGCGGACGACGCGCCGGTGTTTCTGGTTGGCGATCCGAAACAGGCGATCTATGCATTTCGTGGCGCCGACGTGCATACCTATTTCCGGGCGCGCGCGCAGGTCGCAACGCGCTGGCTGTTGCGCAGGAACTGGCGCTCGACCCAGGGGATGATCGCGGCGGTCAACGTCCTGTATGCCGCCAATGCCGCGGCGTTTGCGGATGCCTCGATCGATTACGCGCCAAACCTGCCATCGTCCCGGTCGGACGGTGAGCCAGGCGCGGAATCACTGCGCGTGCATTGGCTGGATGCGGCGCTTTCTGCGACCGACGCACAGCCGGTGTTCGCGCAGGCCGCCGCGCGGCTGATCGCGGAGCAACTTGCGGCGCACGGCACGACCCGGCGCGCGGCGGACTTCGCGGTACTCGTGCTTCAGCACGCTCAAGCCGAGCGCATGCGCGCGGCGCTGGCCGCGCTCGGCGTTCCCGCGATCACGCGCACGAAGACCGGCGTGTTCGAGACCGAGGAAGCGCGCGAGCTGCAATGGCTGCTAGCCGCGTGCATCGAGGCCGGGCGCGCGCCGGAACTGCGGCGGGCACTGGCGACCCGGGTGTTCGGGCTGGACGCCACGGCGATCGCCGCGCTCGCGTCCGATGACCGGGCGTGGGCCGGGTATGTGGATCGTGCACATGAATACCAGGCGCGCTGGCACCACGCCGGGGTTGGCGCGATGCTCGAACGGGTGTTTATCGAGCAGCAGGTGTGCGCGCGCCTGCTGGCCGAGCCCGACGGCGCACGCCGGGTCACCAACCTGTATCACCTGCTCGAACTGACCGAGCAGGCCGAGGCCGACGCGGGCCGCTCGCCGCGCGGAACCCTGGCGTGGTTCGAGACCCAACGCGCAGAGCGACCGGCCGGCGATGAGGACCCCTCGCTGCTGCGGCTCGAAACGGATGCCGACGCGGTCCAGATCGTCACCATGCACGCGGCCAAGGGGCTTCAGTATCCGGTCGTCGTGCTGCCGTTTGTCGCCTGCGACAAGGCCGCTGACGATCCAAAGGACTTGGCGATCGTGCACGAGCAGGGCGCGCCGCTCGTGAGCTGGGGCGGGGTCTCCGCGGATCGAGGGGCGCTTGGGCGCGAACAATCCCGGGCCGAGATCGCGCGCCTGCTGTACGTCGCGCTGACGCGCGCGGAGCAAGAGTGTCATGTCTTCAGCGGGCCGGTGAAGCTGACGAAAAGCGGTGGCGTGTCCATGCTCGACCAGCTCGTCAACACCGAGGCGGCGGGCGAACCGGACGCACAGCGACGTTGCTGGGACGCGCTTGTGGCGCAAGCCGGTGGCGCGATTGCGTTCGCGTCGGCGCCGTCCGGGACGGAGACGATTCGGGCCGGTGCGGCGATTGCGGCGGCCGGCAAGGCTCGAAGCTTCACCGGCCGGCTGGCGACGGCACGACGCATCGGAAGTTTCAGTTCGCTGGCGGGCGCGGGGCACGCCGATGACGCACCGGACTACGACCTGATCGCCGCGCAGGCCGAGGCGCCGGAGCCGGCGTCCGCCTTGTCCATCGCCGGGTTTCCACGTGGCGCGCGTGCCGGTGTCTGCCTGCACGAGATCCTGGAACATGCAGAACTCTCCGCTCCGCAGACGGACGGTAACCGCGACGTCGTAGCGCGCACGCTGCTGCGTCACGGCTATCCGCAGACCTGGACCGAGGTTGCGCTGGACATGCTCGGGCGGGTCGCGCATACGGCGCTCGACTCTGCGACCGGCATGACGCTGGCGGACGTGGGTCCGAACCGCATGATCCGCGAACTCGAGTTTCATCTGGGCGCGCGCTTCGACGCTCGAGAACTCGTGCAGCTGCTGCGTCGCCACGACGTGCCCGTTGGCGAGTTGTCCGCCACGCGAATCGACGGATTCCTGCGCGGGTTCGTCGATCTGGTCTTCGAACACGTGGGCCGCTGGTGGATCGTCGACTACAAGTCGAACTGGCTCGGTGCCGATCCGCGCGGGTATCACGCCGCCGCGATGGACGGGGAGATGCGTCGGCACGATTACGCGCTGCAATACCTGCTCTACACCGTCGCGCTGCACCGCTGGCTGGGGCAGCGCCTGCCCGGCTACGACTACGAGCGGAACTTTGGCGGCGTGCGCTATCTGTTCCTGCGAGGGCTCGATCCGCGCGCGCCGGAATGCGGCGTATTCGCGGCGCGTCCGTCGCGCGTGTTCGTCGACGCACTCGATCGCCTGCTGGCCGGTGCACCATGA
- a CDS encoding cytochrome C, translating into MKRTIMVAAAMALLSASSASMAGPSGRTLAVTCWGCHGPNGQSSGAAPSLKGLPAAVVSGAMNDFKSGKRPATIMDRIAKGYSDADIAAMSDYISKL; encoded by the coding sequence ATGAAAAGAACGATTATGGTTGCGGCGGCAATGGCCCTGCTGTCCGCGTCCTCGGCCTCGATGGCGGGCCCGTCCGGGCGCACCCTGGCGGTCACCTGTTGGGGTTGCCATGGACCGAATGGCCAGAGCTCGGGCGCTGCGCCTTCGCTCAAGGGCCTGCCGGCTGCGGTGGTGTCTGGCGCGATGAACGATTTCAAGTCGGGCAAGCGTCCCGCGACGATCATGGATCGCATCGCGAAGGGCTATTCCGACGCGGACATCGCCGCGATGTCCGACTACATTTCCAAGCTCTGA
- the ccmB gene encoding heme exporter protein CcmB → MSGAIGAGLAVIRRDLMLALRVRREIANPLLFFVIVLTLFPLGVGPDSKLLAALAPGLVWVTALLATLLSLDAMFRADFDDGALDLMLMSPHPLPVLVLAKALSHWLIAGAPMIVLAPLFAVLLGLPGEAIGALVLSLALGTPVLSLIGGIGAALTVALRRGGVILSLLVLPLYVPVLIFGAGVVAAAAGGFAYDASLWFLGGLLILALTLAPFGIAAALRISVN, encoded by the coding sequence ATGAGCGGGGCGATCGGCGCGGGGCTGGCGGTCATCCGCCGCGATTTGATGCTCGCGCTGCGCGTGCGTCGTGAGATCGCCAATCCGCTGCTGTTCTTTGTGATCGTGCTGACGCTGTTTCCGCTCGGCGTCGGGCCGGATTCGAAACTGCTGGCGGCACTGGCGCCGGGACTGGTCTGGGTCACGGCGCTGCTGGCGACGCTGCTGTCACTGGACGCGATGTTTCGCGCGGATTTCGACGACGGCGCGCTGGACCTGATGCTCATGAGCCCGCACCCGTTGCCGGTGCTGGTGCTGGCCAAGGCGCTGTCGCACTGGCTGATCGCCGGTGCGCCGATGATCGTGCTCGCGCCGCTGTTCGCGGTATTGCTCGGCTTGCCCGGCGAGGCGATCGGCGCGCTGGTGCTCTCGCTCGCGCTGGGTACGCCCGTGCTGAGCCTGATCGGTGGCATCGGCGCGGCGCTGACGGTTGCGTTGCGTCGCGGCGGGGTGATCCTGTCGCTGCTCGTGCTGCCGCTGTACGTGCCGGTACTGATCTTCGGCGCGGGGGTGGTCGCTGCGGCCGCCGGGGGCTTCGCATATGATGCGTCGTTGTGGTTTTTGGGTGGCTTGCTGATTCTGGCGCTGACGCTGGCGCCGTTCGGCATTGCCGCCGCTCTTCGGATTAGCGTGAACTGA
- a CDS encoding FAD-dependent oxidoreductase — protein MAKFSRRNFLKVSGAAGAASGLALAGCQVGGGSSGPKKVVVIGGGFGGATAARYLKHFDPSIDVTLVEVNTTYATCPGSNWVLGGLRKMSDITMTYDGLKAAGVKVVHDWVTGVSTGSRKVSLKGGGSLPYDRLIVSPGVDFDPMEGYDENHNPHAWKAGPQTDALRKQLEAMPDGGTFVIVPPPNPFRCPPGPAERISMVAHYFKQHKPKSKIIAVDVKPKFSKQGLFVEGWKANYDGMINYMHQQTIEGIDFKNRVVKTEFDDIKADVLNYIPPQKAGWIAKEAGLVDDKGWCPVDHKTWESTQQANVHVIGDAAHQSPLPKSGYAANSEAKVCAAAVADLLNGREPGDPSWVNTCYSLVAPTYGISVAAVYNLEGGKVASVKGAGGLSGKDTSRQLEAVYAESWWSNITKEIWG, from the coding sequence ATGGCAAAGTTCTCACGTCGTAATTTCCTCAAGGTCAGCGGCGCCGCGGGTGCGGCATCGGGCCTTGCATTGGCCGGCTGCCAGGTGGGTGGCGGCTCGAGTGGTCCCAAGAAGGTCGTCGTCATCGGCGGCGGCTTCGGCGGTGCCACGGCTGCGCGTTATCTGAAGCATTTCGATCCGTCGATCGACGTCACGCTGGTCGAGGTCAACACGACCTACGCGACCTGCCCGGGCTCCAACTGGGTGCTCGGCGGCCTGCGCAAGATGTCGGACATCACCATGACCTACGACGGCCTGAAGGCCGCCGGCGTCAAGGTCGTGCACGACTGGGTCACCGGTGTCAGCACCGGCTCGCGCAAGGTCTCGCTGAAAGGCGGCGGTTCGCTGCCGTATGACCGTCTGATCGTCTCGCCGGGTGTCGACTTCGACCCGATGGAAGGCTATGACGAAAACCACAACCCGCATGCCTGGAAGGCCGGTCCGCAGACCGACGCGCTGCGCAAGCAGCTAGAGGCCATGCCCGATGGCGGCACGTTCGTGATCGTCCCGCCGCCGAACCCGTTCCGCTGTCCGCCGGGGCCGGCCGAGCGCATCAGCATGGTCGCGCACTATTTCAAGCAGCATAAGCCGAAGTCGAAGATCATCGCGGTCGACGTCAAGCCGAAGTTCTCGAAGCAAGGCCTGTTCGTGGAAGGCTGGAAGGCCAACTACGACGGCATGATCAACTACATGCACCAGCAGACGATCGAAGGAATCGACTTCAAGAACCGCGTCGTCAAGACCGAGTTCGACGACATCAAGGCCGACGTCCTGAACTACATCCCGCCGCAGAAGGCCGGCTGGATCGCGAAGGAAGCGGGCTTGGTCGACGACAAGGGCTGGTGCCCGGTCGATCACAAGACCTGGGAGTCGACCCAGCAGGCGAACGTGCACGTCATCGGTGACGCCGCGCATCAGTCTCCGCTGCCGAAGTCCGGCTATGCCGCGAACTCCGAGGCGAAGGTCTGCGCCGCGGCGGTGGCCGATCTGCTGAACGGTCGCGAGCCCGGCGACCCGAGCTGGGTCAACACCTGCTACAGCCTCGTGGCCCCGACCTATGGCATTTCAGTTGCCGCGGTTTACAACCTCGAAGGCGGCAAGGTGGCCTCTGTCAAGGGTGCTGGCGGACTGTCCGGAAAGGACACCAGCCGGCAGCTCGAGGCCGTGTATGCGGAAAGCTGGTGGTCGAACATCACTAAAGAGATCTGGGGCTAA
- the recD gene encoding exodeoxyribonuclease V subunit alpha gives MSRGAPFTGLGRHFADWAARQSTGEPELAARMAGLAIEALQAGHVCLEADAAGLDAERLFATGLVGHAGECAAPFVLDAAGRLYLFRYWDHEAALARRLAVLDRAAPVANADAIGTAVGRLFGPLAGDARDRQREVAMALASRGLVVVSGGPGTGKTWTVANALAVLAECWPGDLPPRIGLAAPTGRAAARLDESLNTAWPDAARAPRAARARPAGAQTLHRLLGMRRDGRASFDPCRPLPLDVVVVDEASMLDLALARRLAEALADDARLILLGDRDQLASVEAGAVLAEICAAAGRGGPLYGAMIELTHRFRFGAESPISALADAVRAGAADAALASLGSGNPALTLVPAEQTGALLGTYAQELAQAIGRGSPGEVARLLDRERLIAVVREGPWGVTRIGAEVARLTATRGGHGEPLLVRANDPAQGLFNGDLGIRWHAGPESGPPKVWFDGERWFAAERIPAHEPGYVLTVHRSQGAEFDGVTLILPGSEVLLATRELVYTAVTRARSRVRIVGSRERLAAAVARRFERRSGLASRIAAARGQT, from the coding sequence ATGAGCCGGGGGGCGCCGTTCACGGGACTTGGGCGCCACTTCGCCGATTGGGCCGCGCGCCAGAGTACGGGCGAACCCGAACTCGCCGCGCGCATGGCGGGCCTCGCGATCGAGGCCCTGCAGGCCGGGCATGTCTGCCTGGAGGCCGATGCCGCCGGTCTCGACGCCGAGCGACTGTTCGCGACCGGTCTGGTCGGCCACGCCGGCGAGTGCGCGGCACCGTTCGTGCTCGACGCCGCCGGCCGGCTGTACCTGTTTCGGTACTGGGACCACGAAGCCGCGCTGGCGCGACGGCTGGCCGTGCTCGATCGTGCCGCGCCGGTCGCGAACGCCGATGCGATCGGCACCGCGGTCGGGCGCCTGTTCGGGCCGCTCGCTGGGGATGCGCGCGATCGCCAGCGCGAGGTCGCGATGGCCCTGGCCTCGCGCGGTCTGGTGGTCGTCAGTGGTGGACCCGGCACGGGCAAGACCTGGACGGTGGCCAACGCCCTGGCGGTGCTCGCCGAATGCTGGCCCGGTGATTTGCCACCGCGGATCGGCCTTGCGGCGCCTACCGGCCGTGCCGCCGCGCGCCTGGACGAGAGCCTCAATACAGCGTGGCCCGACGCCGCCCGAGCCCCACGCGCGGCCCGGGCGCGGCCGGCGGGGGCGCAGACGCTGCACCGACTGCTGGGGATGCGTCGCGACGGTCGGGCGTCGTTCGACCCGTGCCGACCGCTGCCGCTGGACGTGGTGGTGGTCGACGAGGCGTCGATGCTCGATCTGGCACTGGCGCGCCGGCTCGCGGAAGCGCTGGCCGACGACGCACGTCTGATCCTGCTCGGCGACCGCGATCAGCTGGCGTCCGTCGAGGCCGGCGCGGTGCTGGCGGAGATCTGCGCCGCGGCGGGTCGCGGCGGGCCGCTGTATGGTGCCATGATCGAGCTTACGCACCGGTTCCGCTTCGGAGCGGAATCGCCCATTTCGGCGCTGGCCGATGCCGTGCGCGCCGGAGCTGCCGATGCCGCACTGGCCTCGCTCGGGTCCGGCAATCCAGCGCTGACACTGGTCCCCGCTGAACAGACTGGCGCGCTGCTCGGGACCTACGCGCAGGAACTTGCGCAAGCGATCGGCCGCGGGTCACCCGGCGAGGTCGCGCGCCTGCTGGACCGCGAGCGCCTGATCGCGGTCGTGCGCGAGGGCCCCTGGGGCGTGACCCGCATCGGCGCCGAGGTCGCCCGGCTGACGGCTACCCGCGGCGGCCACGGCGAGCCGCTGCTGGTGCGCGCGAACGATCCGGCGCAGGGTCTGTTCAATGGTGACCTGGGCATTCGCTGGCATGCCGGGCCGGAATCGGGGCCGCCCAAGGTCTGGTTCGACGGTGAGCGCTGGTTTGCCGCCGAACGCATCCCGGCCCACGAGCCGGGCTACGTGCTGACGGTACACCGGTCGCAGGGCGCGGAATTCGACGGTGTGACGCTGATACTGCCGGGCAGCGAAGTTCTGCTGGCAACGCGTGAACTCGTCTACACTGCCGTGACACGGGCGCGCTCGCGGGTGCGGATCGTCGGCTCGCGCGAGCGACTCGCAGCGGCCGTTGCGCGGCGCTTTGAGCGACGCAGTGGTCTCGCAAGCCGCATAGCGGCGGCGCGCGGCCAAACCTGA